The sequence below is a genomic window from Serratia nevei.
GGATTTTGGCTGGAGGCCAGGCTGCGAAAGAGTTCCTTACGCTGCGGGAAAATCTCTTTCTGGAAACTGAGGAAACCTTCAATAATATGTTGCATACAACGCTCTCTGCATCTGTAGTCTGCGTAACATGATAATCATCCTCTCCCGTTAGTCCAGCAATGGGGTGGTAAAAAAATGTGTGCTCATCCCCCCTGTAAACCCCATTAAATACGGGGTTTCTACCCGTTTTCGGCAGCATTGTCCGGTTCGTTTACGCGTGGAGTGCTGAAGAAGCAGACGGTAAGAAACCAGTTACCTTACTTATTCAAAGAATAAATATATTTTATTTAGTCCATCATAAATAAAAATTTGTTCCGCAATAACGAGGGGAGACCATCAATTTTTCCGGGAGAATTATCCCAAACTATCAGGGCATTCCCGTACAAGGTGGCTATTTATGCTAGGGTATGCTTTCACTTGTCAATGGAGCTGGCGATATGATTACGGCTAAAGGAATGGCGCGAAAGCTCACCGTGGGTGAGATAGGAATTGCCCAGATCATTTTTAAGAATGCTATCGATTACTCGAGGGTGAGTGTGCATAACGCGGGTTATTTCCCTTTTGGTTTGCAAAATGACAATACGGCCGTTACACCGAACGGCGAAATTTATTTCACTCCAAAGAATTTTCGTGAAGATTATTCAAGAGAGAGCGCGGGTTTTCAACATTGGTTTATCCATGAAATGGCGCATGTTTGGCAGTATCAAATGAAGATGAATGTGTTGCTCAGAGGCACCATGAGCTGGGCGGCAACTTATGAATACTCTCTTCCCAACTATAACACTCTCGCTGATTACGGAATGGAGCAGCAGGCCTCCATCCTTGCCGACTACTTTTTACTTATTCGTTTTAGTCGAGAAGAGTGGCGTCGTAACAAACGGATGGCTGGCTTGGAAGGGCCAGATCTTAAAACTCGCTATGAAACCGTGTTACGGTTGTTCATCCAAGAGCCGCGTAACCCTAAGGCAATGAAATGAAAAAACTGACTTTTTTAGTGGCGTTGGTATTACTGAGCGGCTGTGTGCAGGAGCGTCCCTGGTTCTATCCGGCAAATGTCAGCGTTAAAAACAATCGCGTATGCATTAGCGTGCCGGACGATATTGCCGGAAAACGCGAGCTGGTGGGCATCGGAATTTATCAACCGGGGGGCGGCGGGAAGGCGGAATGGTCCACTTCTGTTGCGCCAGGTCAGCAACCGATAGCGGTGATGCCAGGCGAATGCTTGGCGGTGGTTTTCGACGGGTTCCAGATTGGGCATAGCTATTCGGTTGAGATTGCGACGGTCGGCAATGCGTCAAATGAGGTGCCGCGCAAATATTGGACTGAATTTACATTGGTTGCTGACAAAGCGGACGGTAAAAAACCCGCTGTCGTACCCATTCAGCGCTAATGCACTTGAACATAAAAAAGCCCGCCGGGGTGATAGCCGGCGGGCTTTTTGACGTCTGGGGCGGTGATTATTTGTAGATAACTGCGGTGGCGTGCATCAGGTTGTTACCGCTGGTGGAGGTGATGGTGAAGGCCTTGGCGCCTGCCGCATCGGCTTTGGCGGCCAGCTGCGACTTCAGGCTGCTCAGGTCGGTCGCGCCGCTGGCGACGATCACGCCGGCTTTTTCGAATTGGGCGGCATCCTGGGCGCTGACGTGCTCAGCGGCGAAAGTGGTGAAAGAAACGGTGGCCAGGGCGATAGCAGTAGCAAAAGTTTTGATGGTTTTCATGTTCGTCATTCCTGTCAAAGTGAATTAGGGAGAAAGGGGGTTGCCTTTCGATGGGAAGATTATTGCGCAGTGACAGGCGGGATGAAATCGGAGAGTGTTGATGGTTTTGTTCAGATTTTTTGATTGTTTACTCCCCCGTTCATCTTCTGCCTAAACGGGGGGAGACGATCAGCGCGTCGGGCGCGCCAGATCGAAACGGTGCTGTTCGGAAATGCCATAGTAGGCGGTCGGGCCGCCGGCACGCAGGATAGGTTCGGCGGCGGCGGTCTGGTAGACGCCGTGTTCGTCCAGCAGCGCCGGATCGAGGTGCACCGCCACCACCTCGCCCAATACCAGCCAGGTTTCCACCTGTTCACCGGCGGCGGTTTGCAGCTGAATGCACTGGGTCAGGCGGCATTCGAAGTTCACCGGGCTTTCGGCCACGCGCTCGGCTTTGACCCGGCGCCCGGGCAGCGGCGTGACGCCGGCGAAGGCGAATTCATCCTCGCCGCGCGGCAGGTTGATGGCGCTGTTGTTCATCGCTTCCGCCAGCGGGCGCGTCGCCAGATTCCAAACGAACTCGCCGGTTTCCACGATATTCGCCACGCTGTCTTTCCAGCCGGTGCTGGCGAAACCGATGATGGGCGGGCGATAGTTGAAGCAGTTGAAAAAGCTGTAGGGCGCCAGATTGCGCAAGCCGGCGGCGCTGCGGGAGGAGATCCAGCCGATGGGGCGCGGGCCGACGATGGCGTTCAGCGGATCGTGCGGCAGGCCGTGGCCGGCGGCGGGTTCATAATAATAACGAGATTCACGGCTCATGGGGGACCCTGTGGCAATCGATGAAGCTTTCATTGTGCCGGGTTTCCCGCCGCTGCGCCATTGCGGGCCGGATGTGTTATCTTACGCGTCGGAAATACCTTCAAGAGAGCCCGTCACGGTGGAAAAAAAGAAAACCTTCCCGCAGCAGAAAAGCGGCCTGCATCCGCGCAACCGTCATCGTTCGCGCTACGACTTCCCGGCGCTGATCGCCAGCTGCCCGGCGCTGGCGCCGTTCGTGAAGCCGAACGCCTGGGGCGATGTCTCGGTGGACTTCGCCGAT
It includes:
- a CDS encoding flavin reductase family protein, with protein sequence MSRESRYYYEPAAGHGLPHDPLNAIVGPRPIGWISSRSAAGLRNLAPYSFFNCFNYRPPIIGFASTGWKDSVANIVETGEFVWNLATRPLAEAMNNSAINLPRGEDEFAFAGVTPLPGRRVKAERVAESPVNFECRLTQCIQLQTAAGEQVETWLVLGEVVAVHLDPALLDEHGVYQTAAAEPILRAGGPTAYYGISEQHRFDLARPTR
- a CDS encoding putative T6SS immunity periplasmic lipoprotein; protein product: MKKLTFLVALVLLSGCVQERPWFYPANVSVKNNRVCISVPDDIAGKRELVGIGIYQPGGGGKAEWSTSVAPGQQPIAVMPGECLAVVFDGFQIGHSYSVEIATVGNASNEVPRKYWTEFTLVADKADGKKPAVVPIQR
- the bhsA gene encoding multiple stress resistance protein BhsA; translation: MKTIKTFATAIALATVSFTTFAAEHVSAQDAAQFEKAGVIVASGATDLSSLKSQLAAKADAAGAKAFTITSTSGNNLMHATAVIYK